One region of Limnothrix sp. FACHB-406 genomic DNA includes:
- a CDS encoding bifunctional 4-hydroxy-2-oxoglutarate aldolase/2-dehydro-3-deoxy-phosphogluconate aldolase has protein sequence MGPRKLPPSKVNQPVLGNGDAADPLKPQEGSQFQSGEPLDKGETTTLATVRSRWVQRLRHDRAIAVIRSHNWLQGLAMAQAAAEGGLRLIEITWNSVRPAELVAELRDRLPHCQIGAGTLLDAAMVREAVAAGAQFGFAPFGDSGAIAAAVAAGIPIVPGALTPTEIAQAWRAGASSVKVFPISAVGGAAYVRSLVPVLPMPLIPTGGVTLANAAEFLAAGAIAIGLSGELFPAEAVAAGRWDQVRDRARRLAEQVAPHCLPETTPPLEDLRP, from the coding sequence ATGGGCCCACGGAAATTACCCCCTAGCAAGGTGAATCAGCCAGTGTTGGGTAATGGCGATGCGGCAGACCCCCTGAAACCGCAGGAAGGCAGTCAGTTCCAATCGGGGGAGCCATTGGACAAGGGGGAGACAACGACCTTGGCAACGGTGCGATCGCGCTGGGTGCAGCGGCTGCGGCACGATCGCGCGATCGCCGTGATTCGATCGCACAACTGGCTTCAGGGGCTGGCCATGGCCCAGGCGGCCGCCGAAGGGGGCCTGCGACTCATTGAAATTACTTGGAACAGTGTTCGGCCGGCGGAATTGGTGGCCGAACTGCGCGATCGCTTGCCCCACTGTCAAATTGGGGCCGGCACGCTGCTGGATGCGGCCATGGTGCGGGAAGCGGTGGCGGCGGGGGCCCAATTTGGTTTTGCGCCCTTTGGCGACTCGGGGGCGATCGCGGCGGCGGTGGCGGCCGGCATTCCGATCGTGCCGGGAGCCTTGACCCCCACGGAAATTGCCCAGGCTTGGCGGGCCGGAGCCAGCAGCGTTAAGGTGTTTCCCATTTCGGCGGTCGGCGGAGCAGCCTACGTGCGATCACTCGTGCCCGTGTTGCCCATGCCGCTGATTCCCACCGGGGGGGTCACTTTGGCCAATGCGGCGGAATTTTTGGCGGCCGGGGCGATCGCGATCGGCCTGTCGGGGGAACTGTTTCCAGCGGAAGCCGTGGCCGCTGGTCGTTGGGATCAAGTGCGCGATCGGGCCCGTCGCTTGGCTGAACAGGTGGCCCCCCACTGTCTTCCAGAGACGACCCCGCCGCTCGAAGATCTCCGCCCCTAG
- a CDS encoding L,D-transpeptidase, which yields MAQAASTGLVNFKELPFNPKASMAILKRLDNVRWLQVDIGNQRLTAWEGNRQVRTDAVSTGKARTPTLPGTWTIYTKLRSTRMRGPGYDVPNVPYTMYYDGGYGIHGAYWHNNFGTPMSHGCTNLPVSTSRWYFNWAEVGTPVVAHR from the coding sequence ATGGCCCAAGCCGCCAGCACCGGCCTGGTGAATTTCAAAGAGCTGCCCTTTAATCCCAAGGCATCGATGGCGATTCTGAAGCGGCTGGATAATGTTCGTTGGCTCCAAGTCGATATCGGCAACCAACGCTTAACCGCCTGGGAAGGAAATCGCCAAGTCCGCACGGATGCGGTTTCCACCGGCAAAGCCCGCACACCCACCCTGCCCGGCACTTGGACGATTTACACCAAGCTGCGATCAACCCGGATGCGTGGCCCCGGCTATGACGTGCCCAATGTGCCCTACACGATGTATTACGACGGGGGCTATGGCATCCATGGAGCCTACTGGCACAACAACTTCGGCACACCCATGAGCCACGGTTGCACCAATCTCCCGGTATCCACCTCCCGCTGGTATTTCAACTGGGCAGAGGTGGGCACGCCCGTGGTGGCCCATCGCTAG
- a CDS encoding S8 family peptidase, with translation MPDSSENFPHISLHLVKEGIASAPPGGGGRVSATTLANRGDACGHGNKLKSSVDLITTNWQEEKKRREEEGKPELPDAVSFILQVDPDLFDADDLKSFGIEVVADLEQGYIIGASSDTGLSELKKKIEKLIQEGKGKTKIPAIWEILEGTQRPEYILSESLKTEWERILEQQEYIVDIGIACINIQEQYSRCPKRKKNEGNEKYQQRVNKWLDKHNLSPEEWDDLYSERTDQLQKFINQYNGEILRNIAGEEIGISRLPDSFSCRIRILGKGLKDLVLNFPYIFDVSEPDEFNPLLVTPNGSESDRELFTLEPPDPNAPKVCVIDSGIQELHPKLRVAIDSQYSKSWVPGELDMTADYVRGGGHGTRVSGAVLYPRGIPTTGRQQAICWIQNARILDGSNQLPKKLFPPEVLEEIVEFYHHRTRTRIFNHSVAGIAPCRTQSMTPWAAAIDKLTWEKDILFIVAAGNIEANSSFVTRLSIYAHMKAGRPYPQYLLTPSARVANPAQSFQALTVGSVAHTTYQNPPLKSVAEVDYPSSFSCSGLGIWDTIKPEVVEYGGDYVIDSPTSPSFTKPEPVCPELVRSTLYGGKVISSDAVGTSFAAPKVTHIAATLATIFPQESTLLYRALIVQSARLPNWTNESAAKLYQGIRTMGYGIPNLDRALGNSPNRVTLTTQGNEVIRARQAKIYQVQIPESLLREGEGFEILIEITLSYVAEPRRTRRHRRKYLSTWLDWTCSKKGEDPQKFLDRVLKEHNEAPEDADEGEGLFRWTLGKRQFRSNGDDQRKPKGIDGIVKKVSRSAGTVQKDWALVQSYDLREGFCVAVVGHEGWNQNSEATVPYSLVVSFEAINSKIAIYDAFVQVQQPLQVQQEVRLSIS, from the coding sequence ATGCCTGATAGCTCCGAAAATTTTCCTCACATTTCACTTCACCTTGTTAAAGAAGGGATAGCCTCTGCTCCACCAGGAGGTGGTGGCAGAGTTTCAGCAACTACCTTGGCTAACAGGGGAGATGCATGTGGACATGGTAACAAGCTGAAATCTTCAGTTGATCTCATCACTACAAATTGGCAAGAGGAGAAGAAAAGACGAGAGGAAGAGGGCAAACCTGAATTGCCAGATGCAGTATCCTTTATCCTACAAGTAGATCCTGATTTATTTGATGCAGATGATCTCAAGAGCTTTGGTATTGAGGTTGTTGCTGATCTTGAGCAGGGATATATCATTGGAGCTTCATCTGATACAGGGCTATCAGAACTTAAGAAAAAGATTGAAAAGCTGATTCAGGAAGGTAAGGGGAAGACAAAGATTCCTGCAATTTGGGAAATTCTAGAAGGAACTCAACGCCCAGAATATATTCTTTCTGAAAGTCTTAAAACAGAATGGGAACGGATTCTAGAGCAACAGGAGTATATAGTAGACATCGGCATTGCTTGTATCAATATACAAGAGCAATATTCAAGATGCCCTAAACGTAAGAAAAATGAAGGAAATGAAAAATATCAGCAACGAGTAAATAAATGGTTAGACAAGCACAATTTGTCTCCTGAAGAATGGGATGACTTATATTCAGAACGAACGGATCAACTTCAAAAATTCATTAACCAATACAATGGTGAAATTCTTAGAAATATAGCTGGTGAAGAAATAGGAATTTCACGTTTACCAGATAGCTTTTCTTGTCGTATTCGGATTCTTGGAAAAGGGTTGAAAGATCTTGTCCTCAACTTTCCGTATATTTTTGATGTCAGTGAACCTGATGAATTTAATCCTCTTTTAGTGACACCCAATGGATCTGAATCCGACCGGGAACTGTTTACGCTAGAACCTCCCGATCCTAATGCGCCTAAGGTCTGTGTGATCGATAGTGGTATTCAAGAACTTCACCCCAAATTACGGGTTGCGATTGATTCACAGTATTCCAAATCATGGGTGCCTGGAGAACTTGATATGACTGCTGACTATGTTCGAGGAGGTGGACATGGTACCAGAGTTTCTGGTGCTGTTCTTTATCCTCGCGGTATTCCTACTACAGGTCGTCAGCAAGCAATATGTTGGATTCAGAACGCTAGAATTCTTGATGGTAGCAATCAGCTACCTAAAAAACTATTTCCACCTGAAGTGCTGGAAGAAATTGTAGAATTTTACCATCACCGTACCAGAACTCGAATTTTCAATCATTCAGTTGCAGGAATCGCTCCCTGTCGAACCCAATCTATGACTCCTTGGGCAGCCGCAATAGATAAGTTGACTTGGGAAAAAGATATTTTATTTATTGTCGCTGCGGGAAATATTGAAGCGAATTCGAGCTTTGTCACTCGGCTATCTATATATGCACATATGAAGGCTGGGCGGCCTTATCCACAGTATTTATTAACTCCCTCTGCACGAGTTGCAAATCCTGCCCAAAGTTTTCAAGCATTGACGGTAGGTTCAGTTGCTCATACTACTTATCAAAATCCTCCACTTAAATCAGTGGCAGAAGTAGATTATCCTTCTTCCTTTTCTTGTTCAGGGTTAGGGATTTGGGACACTATCAAACCAGAAGTAGTAGAGTACGGAGGAGATTATGTAATTGACTCACCTACTTCGCCAAGCTTCACTAAACCAGAGCCAGTTTGTCCTGAGCTAGTAAGATCTACGCTTTACGGTGGTAAAGTTATCAGTTCTGATGCTGTCGGCACTTCTTTTGCTGCCCCGAAAGTAACTCATATTGCAGCCACTTTAGCGACAATATTTCCCCAAGAAAGTACTTTATTGTATCGTGCACTTATTGTTCAGTCAGCACGCTTACCCAATTGGACAAATGAGTCCGCCGCAAAACTGTATCAAGGAATTAGAACAATGGGCTATGGAATTCCCAATCTTGATAGAGCGTTGGGTAATTCTCCCAATCGTGTAACTTTGACAACTCAAGGCAATGAAGTTATCCGCGCTCGGCAAGCCAAAATTTATCAAGTACAAATACCAGAAAGTCTTTTAAGGGAAGGTGAAGGTTTTGAGATTTTGATTGAAATTACTTTGTCCTATGTTGCTGAACCTCGCCGTACTCGTCGACATCGGAGGAAATATCTATCAACATGGCTTGATTGGACATGCAGTAAAAAAGGAGAAGATCCTCAAAAGTTTTTAGACAGGGTACTCAAGGAACACAATGAAGCTCCAGAAGATGCTGATGAAGGTGAAGGTTTATTTCGTTGGACTCTTGGCAAGAGACAGTTCAGATCTAATGGTGATGATCAGCGAAAACCCAAAGGAATTGATGGAATCGTGAAAAAGGTTTCTAGAAGTGCAGGAACCGTCCAGAAAGACTGGGCATTAGTTCAATCTTATGATTTGCGTGAGGGGTTCTGTGTCGCTGTAGTAGGGCATGAAGGGTGGAATCAGAATTCAGAGGCCACTGTTCCTTACTCTTTAGTTGTCAGTTTTGAAGCTATCAACTCGAAAATTGCAATTTATGATGCGTTTGTTCAGGTTCAGCAACCTCTACAAGTGCAGCAAGAGGTGCGTTTGAGTATCTCCTAA
- a CDS encoding HepT-like ribonuclease domain-containing protein: protein MACSKTLSPAHHDYGTIQFTAGILAEVFSQNLEKVLAVSRATKAIGEAVKYIPDSARSHYPDVPWRDVAEMRDQLVHDYFNTDIEIA, encoded by the coding sequence ATTGCTTGCTCAAAGACGCTCTCACCTGCTCATCATGATTACGGCACTATCCAGTTTACAGCGGGCATTCTGGCTGAAGTCTTCTCACAAAATTTGGAGAAGGTACTTGCGGTTTCAAGGGCGACCAAAGCTATTGGCGAAGCTGTGAAGTACATTCCAGATTCAGCAAGAAGCCACTATCCTGATGTTCCCTGGCGAGATGTTGCCGAGATGCGAGATCAGTTGGTTCATGATTATTTCAATACAGATATAGAAATCGCCTAG
- a CDS encoding 26S protease regulatory subunit codes for MKGEVLKRLFRAVASDDSQAIQSMLSIVVEEERKLGHTTLANQLESILRKSAHLVKPENSSSDSVRESPATSSERATPKASETHTLTLLSSKHRFNHPFIVTIPRDSLRHHMILADAIETRFRRIEREYAARDRLAHHGLRYRQKILLYGSPGCGKTMGAERIAWNTGLALVKVRFDAMVSSYLGETATNLREVFEAAVASPCLLFIDECDALAKSREDSQEVGEIKRVVNTFLQLLDEYEVSNGLLVAATNLTKFLDEAVWRRFDDAIEVPKPTEPEIEAILKQTLSSVEVGSIDWNLVVHKMVNFSAAQVTRVAQDAAKRAILDREELVIQEHLEESIQDILVSHA; via the coding sequence ATGAAAGGAGAAGTGCTAAAGCGATTATTCCGTGCTGTTGCCAGTGATGACTCACAGGCGATACAAAGCATGTTGTCCATCGTGGTAGAGGAAGAACGCAAGCTAGGGCATACCACCCTTGCTAATCAACTCGAAAGCATTCTGCGGAAAAGCGCCCATCTTGTCAAACCCGAAAATTCATCATCAGATTCTGTACGAGAAAGCCCTGCAACTTCTTCAGAGAGAGCCACGCCTAAAGCATCCGAAACACATACTCTCACCCTCTTATCGAGTAAACATAGATTCAATCATCCGTTTATTGTTACGATTCCTCGTGACAGTTTGAGGCATCATATGATCCTTGCCGATGCCATAGAAACACGATTTCGCCGTATTGAACGGGAATATGCTGCTCGTGATCGACTTGCCCATCATGGGTTGCGCTATCGCCAAAAGATTTTGCTTTATGGTTCTCCAGGGTGCGGTAAAACGATGGGAGCCGAACGTATTGCTTGGAATACCGGCTTAGCCTTAGTTAAAGTTCGCTTTGATGCAATGGTTTCCTCGTATTTAGGAGAAACCGCTACCAATTTGCGTGAAGTATTTGAAGCTGCTGTTGCTTCTCCTTGTTTACTTTTTATTGACGAATGTGACGCACTGGCTAAATCGCGTGAGGATAGCCAAGAGGTTGGTGAAATTAAGCGTGTAGTCAATACATTCCTCCAACTACTTGATGAGTACGAAGTCTCAAACGGCTTACTTGTGGCTGCAACTAATTTGACCAAGTTTCTTGATGAAGCTGTTTGGCGAAGATTTGATGATGCTATTGAAGTGCCAAAGCCAACAGAACCAGAAATTGAAGCTATTCTTAAACAGACCCTCTCTTCAGTTGAAGTTGGCTCAATCGATTGGAATTTAGTTGTGCATAAAATGGTGAATTTTTCGGCTGCACAAGTTACGAGGGTTGCTCAGGATGCCGCAAAACGAGCCATTCTAGATCGTGAAGAGCTAGTCATTCAAGAACATTTAGAAGAGTCAATCCAAGACATTTTAGTTTCTCATGCCTGA
- the surE gene encoding 5'/3'-nucleotidase SurE, which produces MNILISNDDGIFALGIRALANACAEAGHQVTIVCPDRERSATGHGLTLQDPIRTELVPNLFHPSVTAWACSGTPADCVKLALGALLDRKPDVVLSGINHGPNLGTDVLYSGTVSAAMEGLLEDIPSFAFSLAKFGHLDFSAAAEFAVQAVAQLIAQPPARPMLLNVNIPAPDGPIAGVQLTKLGFRRYHDLFEKRVDPRGRTYYWLSGEVLEEIDPETMPGGQTSPLITDVQGIRQNYITLTPLHFNLTDWAEMTPWQPWIDRLAESYGPAPNPAA; this is translated from the coding sequence ATGAATATTTTGATTAGCAACGATGACGGGATTTTTGCCCTGGGCATTCGCGCCCTTGCCAATGCCTGCGCTGAAGCGGGTCACCAAGTGACGATCGTTTGTCCCGATCGGGAGCGTTCCGCCACAGGGCACGGCCTGACGCTTCAGGATCCAATTCGCACGGAACTGGTTCCTAACCTGTTTCACCCCAGCGTCACCGCTTGGGCCTGTTCTGGAACGCCCGCCGATTGCGTCAAGCTGGCCCTGGGGGCCCTGCTCGATCGCAAGCCCGATGTGGTGCTGTCGGGCATTAACCACGGCCCCAACCTGGGAACCGATGTGCTCTACTCGGGAACTGTTTCGGCGGCCATGGAAGGCCTGCTGGAGGATATTCCCAGCTTTGCCTTCAGCCTGGCCAAGTTTGGTCATCTTGACTTCAGCGCCGCCGCCGAGTTTGCCGTGCAAGCGGTGGCCCAACTCATTGCCCAGCCGCCCGCCCGGCCAATGCTGCTGAATGTGAATATCCCAGCGCCCGACGGCCCGATCGCGGGTGTGCAGCTCACCAAACTCGGCTTCCGGCGCTATCACGACCTATTTGAAAAGCGGGTGGATCCCCGTGGCCGCACCTACTATTGGCTGTCGGGAGAAGTGCTTGAAGAAATTGACCCGGAAACCATGCCCGGAGGCCAAACTTCGCCCCTGATCACCGATGTGCAGGGGATTCGGCAAAACTACATCACCCTCACTCCTTTGCATTTCAACTTGACCGATTGGGCGGAGATGACCCCCTGGCAACCTTGGATCGATCGACTGGCCGAGAGCTATGGGCCAGCCCCCAATCCCGCAGCCTAA